From the genome of Capsicum annuum cultivar UCD-10X-F1 unplaced genomic scaffold, UCD10Xv1.1 ctg997, whole genome shotgun sequence:
TGTGActtagataacctagcctaaatCCGGGTAAAATTTTGTCTTATAAAAGTGACTTTAGTATTAATGGGAgttagaagtgggacttgacccaccttaaccttgaactatgtaacttcttggtaacctagatacttgatgagcgtctaaattatgttattgagatTATAAGGGTTAAACCCGGTTGTTGATTTATCAATAAGGTCGATGGTTGAAAAATATGTTTTCTTAATTGTTGTCTTATTACCGTGTTATGGATAGCTAAGGAAATATGGTAATTGTGTATGTCATCTAGATACTCATGCCTATGCTTCCACTCACATGTCATGATGATGACTAGTAATAAAGTGTGATGGTTTATGCATCTTACATCTCTATTACTTGATTATTGTgaacttgtgtatgtttattgatttggggCCATTTATATGTGTATGTTGTTGTCTTGGAAAATATTGATACAATGATAATGCCCGACAAATCCGGAGGAattattgatactatgatgatgcctggttaatccggaggaatatgtgatattatgatgatgcccggttcgagtctggaggaatatgtgatattatgataatgcctaGTTCAAGTCCGAGATATATGTGATATAATGATGATGCCCAGTTCGAGTTCGGAGGagtatgtgatattatgatgatgcccagttcgagttcggaggaatatgtgatattatgatgatgcccggttcgagtccggaggaatgtgtgatattatgatgatgctcaatGAATTCGGCGAAATATGTTAATTTTGTGATGATGCCTGGTAAATTCAAAAGAGGTAAGAACATTTGATGCCATGTGGGGCAAATTTACTTAgatgcattgatatttgtaaaGTTAGGCCGTGTGGGGCCAACCGCCTATGTGCTAGAATTATGAGGTCTctattgataaattattaattgtttcttgttccaaatcactatataagaggtgtgacccttttTTATGCTAAACTAGCTACTAGAGGAaatttatgcctaatattgagttaaggctTAGTGTTATATGTAAATTTGCataaaaattcaagggctaacctaatatatatacttgacttgaataagaagttatattatgaaatattgccTAGTAAGGTGGCTTATGTTATAATtagctacttctaaaatatttgattattatttgaaacctagaagcctagtaaactagttggtggactttactcgattaaaatatggaaactagtccttaaggttgtgacatgcttgGTGATGATAGATCTAGTATTGCGTGATGGAtagttaaattatctcctaaTATGTGAAGTTGAGATGCCTCAATTGATAACTCATGTCATGATGATGCTAATTTAAGAATGGCCTTATCATAGTTGAATAACCTATACtatgggtggcttgtagtttttccccaatttgatgattagtgattttaagacttgtaagcttttgacttttgaaaaaataaggttAATTAGTATGGACTTCACAgtatttatcaatgaattatagaactAATGATTACATGCCTATGTTATGACaatgttgctttctttatgttgaattatggtaTGGGTACTTGGAAGTGGATTTCGGTAATAAGTCATGGCGGGGTTGTGCTACCCACGATTTTTGGTAAATTGATATAGTAGTTGtgctttatggtattattggttgtattcttttgtgtactctccGGCGGTATGGAACGCCGTGATGAATTCTTTGTTTTGCTCTCTTTCGTGTACTTCTCCGGCGGTATGGGACgcgtggtaagttcttgtgtgtATGTTCTAAAgattgttgatgatgattatggcaagTAGATGTTTTGCTATTGTGTATATGATTGTACGCTTTCGAAatgatactcagttgttatggtgattatggagtatattgaaatagtatgtcatgttattgctttaatAGTATAGATAttgttacagtggtatcaaagTAGATTCAGGTATGACctatcccttgactttaagatcattgtctttctttatatcgtctttacattatatttgagctcagtcggccgatgatgtctactgagtaccagtgttttggtactcatactacacttctgtatctttttggtgcagacccaggtTCTTGTTGCCATCATTGAGCTAGTTCGTACGAGTTGACTATTAGGAGAcggtgagctcttggagatcgaGTTGCCCTCTATCCCTtctatccttatttgtcttttgatttcaagacaaatgtatgagattgtTTAAGGCATTTTAGATTCTGAGGTTATAAATTtctcttgtcaagtttagaagctcttgtattaatactatcaggtcgtggaatttgtgtttgaatatcgattgtccttagttgtgaaatATTATTGTTATATGTTGTGTTCACATATAGGGTCTAAGTTGGACgttcttaccaaggtaacccattgtaATAGCTCCGGGTTACGGTATCGGCTTACCTACCggtgggatgtggtaggtgccaCCATGACTCAGAAATCGGGTCGTGATAGTTTGTTAGAGGAAGTATGTTTGATAAGATTCCAAAAGCCAATGCAATCTTACTGAAGGTAGAATTGTAGATGCTCTCGAAAAAAAAGACTTGATACCTGGCTTTGTTTATACCAAATCATACTCCCTTTGTTTCTTTTTGTAGTTCTCATGTTCTATTTTCGGAGagttaatttgactaatttttacagctaaattaaattaaattaaattaatttaatattttaaaattaaaacttatatattcaaaaactataagaaagGTACCATAAgttgcattttttttaatatgatgaaaaaatagaTCTTAAATTGATCGTCAAAATTTACATCATTtaactctaaaaaaaaaagaaacaatgcAAAATAGAAGGATCAGAGGGCGTATATATTAATCAATGACAAATGTCTTTTATAAATAcaattaattttgtcatttaccTATAATTAATGTAACTCCAATTTTAAAtccaaaaaattttgattttcatggtcaaacttactaattattttagctTTGGTTTGAGGATATTTTCATTGCAGCTATCTTTTGCTAATCATACTATAAGAACAGATTTTGTAACATCTAAAATCTGAGATTGATGCTCACACGATAACTATAGttgaattgtaaaaaaaaaaagtattattagTCATGCTAGACACACTTGGATTGCAGTTGAACAGAAATGTAGCTAATGCAAATACATAGTAACAGAAATGGtataacaaaaaagataaaaaaaaaatatatatatactacaattaCCATTATGGAAGAATAAGCATAAGTGAGAATACTCTCAGCTACCTAAGAACCCTACCGCTGCAGTGCTGTTGGACACACTTGGATAGCAACTGAATGGAAATGCAGGACTGTTCATTATTTAGATGTTGCCCATAACCTGCTCAATAAAACGTCCACAGAAGTGTAGGATGAGCCACCTTCCTCTAGAGCCAATCTGCTCTTCTCCTTCATGTCTTTCACCTTCGTCCTTATTTCATTTTCAGGATCCATCAACTGCCTTATTGCTTTCTCTATGTCCTCCGCTTTTATAACGTATGTGTTACTTCCCCTGATATTATAATCCATCTTAATATCCACTGCCATACCCAAATCCTTCACTAATTGAAACGCATTTGCTTGCAGCTCCGAATACATTGGCCAAGTTGCCATTGGCACTCCGAACCAGATACTCTCCAATACTGAATTCCAACCACAGTGCGACACAAATCCACCCACGGATGGATGAGACAAGATTACAGATTGGGGTGCCCATCCTATCACCTTTCCAATCCGTTTCGTCCTTTCCAGAAACCCCTCCGGCAAGGCATCTTCCGGGTTCTCATAGTCACTTGGATACCATGAATCTTTAGGTGGTGGCTTTCTTAGAGACCACAAGAACCTGACACCCGCTGCCCTCTAGAGCCTGCGCAATTTCCTTCACTTGCTCTTTATTGAAACTTCCCGAGCTTCCAAAGCAGAGGAACACTACAGAGGATGGAGTTTGTGTATCTAACCATTTGATAATTTCCCCTCGAGATGACTCTTCCTTATTGCCGACGCAACTATTGAGATTCAGCACTGGTCCTACTGGATTAACGGGTGGGATTTTCTCGTCCAGAGAGAGCGATTTCATGGCATGAGTTTCCAACTCCTGCAAGGTGTTCACCAAGATTCCTCTGGTTTCTCGATATCTTTTGGAAATATCAAGGAACATAGTGGAACCACCTTCCTTGTCCAAGAGTATGAACGGCAAACATTTCGCTGGAAATGGATTTAAATATGAAGGTACAGAGAGTTCTGATTCAGGGTCATCCTTGTAATTGGTAACATCCGTGTTAAAATCATCCCTTAGGCTCTGCATATGAAAGTGGAGGCCAAGCACAGCTGCACTAGTCGTGTAGAAAACATAAGTCGGGACACCAAATTCATTAGCCACATCTATCATTGTGGTACACATCATGTCTACCACAAATCCCGATAGTGTAGCTGTTTGCTGAATTTGAGCCACAACCTGTCTAACCTGAGGCTTATGGCTATCAATAAATCCAGAAAAGAATGTTTTGCTGTTGAGGAGTTGCAAAGTGGATTCATCTCGAGGGAGAAGTATAAATTTCAATTTTGATGAGGTGCAATTAGCATTTGAGGAAAGTGATTGGATGTAAGGATTGAGATTGGAGTCTAGGTTCATGTTCATGATAAGGACAGTAACGGAGAGCTGATCATCTCTCGTTATAAGGAGCTTTGCCATCTCTATTGCGGGTACCAGATGACCCATTCCAGGAGATGGTATGATGACCAACTCTGCCTTCTTGATTTCACTCATTTCTTGATCCTATTGCCTTAACCTATAGTTTGTGATGTAATAAGCTTTGAAGAGAAAGATGGGCTTTTCTACTAGGTGTGTGGGCATATGCTAGTTAATTAGGCATTATGTGAGGAAGATATGAGGTCATTTGGAGTCAATAGGTACAGATGTAGTCAACCAAGTAAAGAGTTCAAGAgtatgatggtcttggggatcaCGAACGGAAATGATGTCATGCCtttgatcatttaaaaaaaaaaagagatgtggATAAGCATCGTAAGTCAAAAACGGGTTAAGGCCACAAACATTCCTTTTTAGTAGGCGTTTCGAGATGcagttttattttgtgatttaaaattataagataaaatcagtatatatatatatggtttaaaattaattttatattatgagatgaaattataaattcttcaaaaaactTAATTTGAGATTTCGCAttatgatttgagatttttcaaatttataaatttatattttataaaaaaatacaactatTTATATCGAGTGATCATTTATTTCATATGTAGATTAAATTTATACTCCTCCctcgcccccccccccccttctccCTCCCCTCCAATTTTATGTATCgcaattttctttttaatttgttccaaaaaaatatcatattttcttatttgataaatatttaaagatacaGTTCTACCTTTATCTTTATTGATCCCACTTATAAACCGCACTTAACTAAAGATAATAGTagtatatttttctaataaagaaaaatttagtaaatatcaccaagtcttttcttatttcttaatttCGTGTCAGTCAAACTATGCCACATAAAGTGGGATGGAGAaagtattaattttatttttaaaatcatatgtctcataaaattattaataccaCCAACATAAACTTTATTATTACCTCAAATCAATCCCTACTTTACTAATGATTTTTGACCAAATTTCAAGTAACAATGTTGGTTCATCTTCTCAGTCATTTGATCGAGAAACACAAGCTCAACATGGAGAGATTGTTTGTAGAATTCTATAAAAAGGTTAGTAAACCAAAACTCAGGTtcagttttacttttttattaaattaaaatttgatcaataaatgtcctatttttttagaatagcattgtgatatatagtatattatatatttattataagcTTTTGTTTATTTGATAAGAATAACTTTGTGGTAGTGTATTAtgcatttattat
Proteins encoded in this window:
- the LOC124895807 gene encoding LOW QUALITY PROTEIN: UDP-glycosyltransferase 71E1-like (The sequence of the model RefSeq protein was modified relative to this genomic sequence to represent the inferred CDS: inserted 1 base in 1 codon; deleted 1 base in 1 codon), with the translated sequence MSEIKKAELVIIPSPGMGHLVPAIEMAKLLITRDDQLSVTVLIMNMNLDSNLNPYIQSLSSNANCTSSKLKFILLPRDESTLQLLNSKTFFSGFIDSHKPQVRQVVAQIQQTATLSGFVVDMMCTTMIDVANEFGVPTYVFYTTSAAVLGLHFHMQSLRDDFNTDVTNYKDDPESELSVPSYLNPFPAKCLPFILLDKEGGSTMFLDISKRYRETRGILVNTLQELETHAMKSLSLDEKIPPVNPVGPVLNLNSCVGNKEESSRGEIIKWLDTQTPSSVVFLCFGSSGSFNKEQVKEIAQALEGSGVRFLWSLRKPPPKDSWYPSDYENPEDALPEGFLERTKRIGKVIGWAPQSVILSHPSVGGFVSHCGWNSVLESIWFGVPMATWPMYSELQANAFQLVKDLGMAVDIKMDYNIRGSNTYVIKAEDIEKAIRQLMDPENEIRTKVKDMKEKSRLALEEGGSSYTSXGRFIEQVMGNI